GGATTGAAACCATCACGTGCAGCTCTTTCCTTAACAACGAATTTACCAAATCCGGCAAGATCCACTGTGTCTTTTGATTCTAATGTACTTTTAACCTCTTCTAAAAATGCTTCGATGAATTCTGCAGCATCTTTTTTTGTAATATCTAATTTAGCTGAAAGTGATTCCGCCAAAGCTTTTTTGTTTAGTGTTTTAGTAGTCATTACTAATCCTCCATTTCTATTACCATGATAACCGATTTTATGGGTAAAATCAAGTTATTTGGTTTCATGTTTTAGTTCTCGATTCATTAAGTCCACAATTGCTTGTCTTGGATCTTTGCCTTCATAGAATACTTTATAGACTTGTTCTGTGATTGGCATATCAATTCCTTTTTCTTTCGCAACCTCATAAACAACCTTCGTTGCAGCTACACCTTCGACTGTCTTAATGTTGGTATCGAAGAAATGACTTGTAGAACCATTTACACCAACATCATAGCCTGCTTGGAAATTACGGCTGTGTTGACTTGTAGCAGTTACCACTAAGTCCCCTACACCACATAATCCAAGGAATGTATCCATCCTACCGCCAAAATAAAGCCCATAGCGCGTTATTTCTGCAAGACCGCGTGTTATGAGTGCTGCACGTGTATTGTCGCCATAACCAAGCCCAGAAGCGATTCCGCTTGCAAGGGCCATTACGTTTTTAACAGCAACACCGATTTGTGCTCCGACAACATCATCATTTCGATATACACGGAAAAAATCATTTGAGAAGATTTCTTGAACAGTGCGTGCAGCGTCTTCATTTGATGATACTGCATTGACTGTGGTAAGCTGGTTCAATACAACTTCCTCTGCATGGGATGGGCCAATAAGGCTTACAACAGCAGATAAGTGATCGTTTGATATTGAACGCTCAATTACTTCCATTAAATATTCATGGGTTACAGGATGGAACCCTTTCGCAACATTAATAATAATTACAGGACGATCTAAATGCTTATCGAGTTCTTGGCAGACCGACTCAATGGCAATTGAAGGAATCGCAAGCAAGAAGATGTCAGCATCAAGGATATCATTATATGTAGGAGTAGCTCTTAAATCTTCACAGAGTTTAACCCCTGGGAAGTATGTTTCATTGAGATGATATTGTTGGATATCAACCACTTCATCAAGGCTTTTCCCCCAAATCAATGCGTCGTGGCCGTTTTGTGCCAATACGTTTCCTAATGCGGTCCCCCAACTTCCTGAACCAATAATTGCTATTTTCATACATTCACTCTCTTTCGTACAATTATATGTATTGGAGTACCTGTAAAATCAAATGCGTTTCTTAATGAATTCTCCAAATATCGCTTATATGAAAAGTGACATAGTTCTGGATCGTTAACAAACAATACAAATGTAGGTGGAGCGGTACTCACTTGTGAAGAATAATATACACGGAGGCGTTTCCCGTTGTGCGAAGGTGGTGGCGTAAACATTACGGCATCTTGAACAACTTCATTCACAACAGAGGTGCCAATACGGCGGGTACTGTTTTCAAATACGAGATTGATTAATGGTATTAAAGTATGAACACGTTTCTTTGTCAGTGCAGAGACAAAGACAATGGGTGCATAAGTAAGATAGATGAACTCTTCATATATCTTTTTCCGTACAGTTTCCATTTCAGTTTCTTCTTTATCAATAGTGTCCCATTTGTTATATACGATGATGATTGGTTTTCCAGCTTCGTGTGCAAAACCAGCAACAGTTTTATCTTGTTGTCTAATTCCAGCTTCACCATCAATTACAAAAAGAACAACATCCGAACGTTCAATCGCACTCATTGCTCGCAATACAGAATACTTCTCTACTTTTTCATAAACCTTACCACGTTTACGGATTCCTGCAGTGTCTATAATGACATAATCATCCCCTTCAAATTTGAAGGGGGTGTCAATCGCATCGCGGGTTGTTCCTTCAATATCAGAAACAATCACACGATCTTGATTGATAATTGCATTCACCAATGAACTCTTCCCAACATTAGGTTGACCAATCACGCAGAATTTCAATTCTTCATCATAGGTATTCAACCCCTTTTCAGGGAGTTTTGTTGTAATTTTATCGAGTAAATCACCAATACCAATTCCGTGTTCACAACTTACAGCCATTGGTTCATCAAAACCAAGTCCATAAAACTCGTAAATATCAGAAATGAACTGATGATCGTCCATTTTATTTGCGACAACAACAACCGGTTTATTTGTTTTTCTTAATAAACGAGCAACATACTCATCATCATGTGTAATTCCTTCTGGAGCACTGACAACAAAAACAATAATATCTGCTTCTTCGATTGCAATTTCAACTTGCATTTCAATTTCTTCACCGAAGGTTTGTCCTTCTACTTGAATTCCACCTGTGTCGATGAATCGTAATTCTTTTGTTAACCAAGTGGTTTTTCCATAAATTCGATCACGGGTAACACCTGGTGTTTCATGAACAATTGAGATTCTTTCACCCATAATACGGTTAAAAAGAGACGACTTACCAACGTTAGGACGTCCTACAATTGCTACTACTCCATCTATCATTTAAGTCCCCTACTTTCAATTATTTCCATGATTAATGCAACACTTTCTTCAATTGATAAATATGTCGTATCAATTTCAACAGCGTTATCGACTTTCATGAGCGGTGATTCATCACGATGTGTATCTTGATAATCACGATTCACTAAATCAGTATAGACATCATCATATTCAACGTTTGCTCCATTAGCAATAAGTTGATCATAACGTCTTTTGGCACGAACAGCGACATCTGCTGTTTGAAATATTTTCACTTCAGCATCCGGTAGTACTACCGATGTGATATCACGTCCATCCATAACAAAACCTTTTGATTTCGCCATCTCTTGTTGCATTTCAACAAGACGTTGACGAACACCTTTAAAACGAGAAACAGCGGATGCTCCTTGAGAAACTTTCTCATGACGAATGGCTTGTGTCACATTCATGTCATTAATAAACACCTCTCCATTTGAGAGTAGCTCAATAACACTGTGATTTGCAACTTCAGTGCATCCGATTTCATCATTTAAATCAATTTTGTTTTTTAAACATTGATATGCTATTGCACGGTACATAGCACCTGTATCAATGTGTGTAAAATTCAAAATACGCGCTAATTGCTTAGCAATTGTACTTTTTCCTGAGGCGCTTGGTCCATCAATAGCAATATTAAACACTTAATCAACTCCTAATAATCTATTTTAACTAAACCAGAACATTTTCACAATAAAGGCAACCACCAAAAAGAAACACAAAAGCACAATCGCAATCACTGTATTGAGGATGCGATTTGTTTGAACCATTGATTTACTAATTGATTGAATATCTTTTTGCTGCTCTTCTAATTTTAATTGGATTGTCTTTGTTTCTTCTAAAGCAACTCTATTAAGTTCAAAAACATCGACATTTTGTTCAAACCCTGTATCAATTGAACTTTGAATGATTGAAGGCTCATGCTCTATATCATCGATAATTGGCTGGCTTTTTTGAATCGGTTCTGGTTGTTCATCAACGATACTTTGTTGTAAGGCATCATTTGATAAGGGTTGTTCTTTTGTTTCTTCAGAATCAATCGTTTTAATTTCTTCTGTAAAACCTTCAAAAATTGGAATATCACTGGTTCTCCAATTTTCTTCAGGGTCTAACCCCTGTTTTAATAACAACTCTTTTGAATTCATTAATTCTGAATCATGAGAATCGAGTGTCTCATTGGGTTCAACATCATCAAAGAGTGTTTCGATATCTTGGACTAAGTCATCATTTAAGTCGTCATAGTTTTCTTGGAAAACAAAACCGAAATCTTCTGGATGCACTAATCCTTGACCATATTCTTTCGTTTGATTGATTTCATTAACAGCATCTTGGTTCTTTTCAATGGAACTCACCAGTGATTCAATTGAATCAACATCATCGTCTTCAATATGAATGTCTTTTTTGATGACTGAATTAGTTGTAAATGTACCAAGGATGTTAGTTTGTGTGTCATCAGACGTTCTATACCCTTTTTTTACATTGTATTCTTTAACTTCTTCTAAAAAATCCTTGAGATACTCATTTTCAAACGTATCATAAACATTTGTCAATGATTCATTATCTGTAACATCATCACGAGCATGACTTGGATCATGGGAAACGTTCCCCATAATATTCATACGCTCAAAACGACTATCAATATCATTAAGCTGATTAGCATATCTTGATAAGTCGCTGGATTCAACCTTTTCTTCGGTTGAAGATGCAAGAGTCTCATATAACTCATGGTTTTTTTGAACACGGGATTTCATCACATCACCTCTATGTTAAAGTATATCACATTTATATTAGTTCATTCTATCTATTTGCGGTTTGATTAGTGCAAATACACCGCATAATATTGCACTTTTTACAAGGTTGAAAGGTGTGTAAACACTAAATAATAATCGAATTCGTTCAGAGGATTCGTTAATGCCATACCATGGCATCGTAACAAAGTAATTCATCACAAACATTCCTGCTGATGCTAATAGAATTGCGATTATTGATTTTATCAGATATTTGTCCCATTTTTTCCCTTTTAGTAATGCAAACGGGAGCATGATGAGAATTGAAAATGACATATTGGCAACTTCCCCAACAACTGGTGATGTTGAACCTAAGAAGAATAGATGAATTAAGTTCTTCAAAAAAGCAACAATTATCCCTGGAATTAACCCTAACATTGATCCAGTGACAATTACTGGTAGATCACTAAAATCCATCTTTAATGGTTCAAAGACCACAAAATTTAAAGCGTAAAGCGCAACGGAAACCGCAGTGAGAATTGCAATTTTAACCATTGTTCGAGTATTGAATTGTTTCATATTTACCTCCTATATGTATCGTTACGAAACATTCATACTCAAGGCAAACATGAAAAAAAACTTCTTCCATCCAGACTATACTGTCGCCACCGGGAATTATCCGGTTCCTGCCAATTATTGACTCGTGGGGTTTACCACCGATCGGGAATTACACCCTGCCCTGAAGTACATACATATCATACACAATTATTGTGAAAAATTCAACAAAATAAAAGGATAGAGACACCTCTATCCATGATGGTTATTGATTAATTTGCACGTCCTGCATATTTACCATCGTTAGTATTGATTAGAATTACTTCGTCTTGATCAATGAACAATGGAACACGTACTGCATATCCTGTTTCAACTACAGCATTCTTCTGTGCATTTGTAGCTGTGTCACCTTTTACCGCAGGTTCTGCTTCGGTTACTGTTAATGCAATTTTTTCAGGTAATTGAACACCTAACACTTCATTTTCATACATAACAATTGTAACATCTAGGTTACTTGTCATGAAATTCATTTCCCATTCTAAGCGCTCTTTTGGAATTTCAATTTGCTCGTAAGTTTCTGCATCCATAAATACTAAACCTTCACCAGCATCGTATAGATATTGCATTGAGCGTTTGTCAATATGAGCAGGTTCTACTTTATCGCCACCTGTGAAGCTCAATTCTGTAATTGATGAAGTTCTCATGTTTTTAACTTTAACTTTAACAATCATTTGTCGCATAGCGGTTTTGTTGTGCGAAATGTCAAGAACTTGATACAAGTTATTATCATAAATAATGGACATTCCAGATCTTAAATCGTTTGATGAAATCATTCTATTTGCCTCCACTTCAAACTATCGTCACTAATTATACCATACTTAGCGCTAAATTCACTAGTTCCTGAAACATAAACCGTATATATTTCATCAGTTTTTTCAATAAATATCGTTGTATTTTGGTAATAGAAGGTCTCTGATTCGAATTCTTTGTCTAGAGAATTCAAGATATTTGCGATTTCAAATTCTAATTCAAGATGTTCGATTACAATCCGCTTATGATGTTGGCCCTGAATATACGATGCATATCGCTTCAGTTCAAAATGAAGATAGCCACACACAGAAATCATCAGAATTAAAGTATATAACAGAATACTACCCTTTTGGTTTCTCAAATGAAAGTTCATAACGATTCCCCTTATATACATAGATAAGTTTTATTGGATTTGAGCAAGAAAATTCGATGGATTGAACATCTTGTAATAGGATTTCATACCCTGGTCTTTTGATGATTCGCTCGCGGTCAAATACAATTTCTGATTCATCGATTGTTAATAGTGACTTGTCACATGTTACGGCGTTAGTTTTAGTATACAGATTCAAAATCTGCAGTTCAAAGAGTTCATTTTGGGCGATGAATGGTGTGTTATGGTTGATTAATATTCTGAGAATTAAACTGGATACATGGAGCAAAACCATCACACAAAACAATCCTAGTAAATAATTTACAAGTGTATATCCCCTTTTCATTGCATTACCTTTACCATGATTGTAACGAGTTGAACAACGCCAATTAACACGATAAGTGCAATTAGTGATTCAAGCAGGATACTTCCCTTTTTATTACCGTTCACATTTAAACCTCCCAAAACCCAGTTGGAATACACAGGTTTTTCGACCAAATTGTTGTGTTTGTGCTTGATTGATATTTCCGTTTTTATTAAACCAAAGATTTTCATTTACAGTACATCGCGTCTTTTCAGCCATTGCTTCAAGTTGACAGTATTGAAAGTCAGTGAAACTGTCTTCAATCAGTTGAGATGATACCATTGGAATTGCAAAGACAAGGATAATAATGACACTGCAAAGACATACAATCAGAATTTCAACCAAAGTAAATCCATTATTGTGTGACTGCTTGACCATTGGATATCCCTATATTTGTTCCGTCTTGACACTGTGTTTGACGTTGGGTAATGATATTTTCTGACACTAATTGACCGATTGATGTGGGTGTTTTATCGACTTTAAGAATGTACTGTAAGATTGCAGCATCAACAATTTTTAATTGTGCATCACATCCTTTATCATTGACTGTTTTAAGGGTATTTGAAATATTTGGTACTGTAAGTAAAAATAAGATAACAATGATAACCATTACCAGAACCATTTCCATTAATGTAAAACCTTTTTTCATTATTGAAGCACCTCCACAATTTTGAGTGTTTGATATAGCAAACCATAGTACAAACTCACAACAATCAATACGTCGACAAAAGATATAAAACTTATGTAACGATGAATACGGCTAAGATTTTTGTTCATGATCTCAGTAGATATTTTATTAAAGCGTTCAAGGTTTTCAATGAGTCGATTATTATATAAACCGGTTTTGATAAAACCAATTAATAACGGACTGAGCATTGGAACATCAAGACTTGATGATAAAGGATCCCCTTTCTCAAGATTCGCATCAATTTGAAATGCGACCCATTGTGGTTCAAGACCTAAATCATAGGTTCGCATGACATCAAGCACATGTTTCATACTGTTGTTTGATTTCCAAATGCACAATAATGTTTCGGAAAATAAGTAGGACACGATGTTTACATAATATAATGCCAAAGGTGTATCTTTAATGAATCCATAAACGATGATTCTATTTTTAGGTGTGCGAATGAATAGTGCAAACAAAACGATTGCAAGGACACAGATTGACTTAACTAACACGAGGGAGCCACTTATAAAGTTAATAAATGAGCTGCTGTTTTTTACGCCAGTATCCACCAATAGGTCTTTTACAAATCCAGAGAAAAAAGATAAATGAAACCATAACATAAAATATGAAACACTCATTAGAATTAGTGGATATGTGTTTTTTGCGAACAAACCAATCATAAACTTATGTGTATATTTTTTTATTTCAACATACCGTTTAAGTAAATCAATGTCGTTTAAATTGCCTTTGTTATTTCGGGTTATTTGGTGAATTGCTTGTTCTGTTTTTGTTGCATTCATCCCTAGAACTTGGATTGTTTCTTCTAGAGATACATCATATTCAAGACAGGCAAGGATGTGTTCCAGTTCGTTTAGCGGAATTTGTTTATTAAACTGTGATTTTATATACGTCGAGATATGGTACCTTATTGGCTTGATCCATGATTCAATAGAGTTCAATAGTTGCTTCAAGTTGCACCTCCCCTTCAATATCAATGAGTGTTTGATGGACGATACCGTATAAAATGGACTCAAGTGGGATTCCTGTTTGATTCAGTTCTTTAAATCGATGAATCACATCATGTGCGTGACCTGCATGCATTGTGGATACTACAAGATGTCCTGTTAATGCACAACGAAGGCACTGAAAGAGTTCATCATTTGTTCGTATTTCGCCTACAGCAATGATATCAGGGTCATGACGCAATATTTGTGTAACATACTCGCCCAACATCTTTGATGGTGTCGAAAGTTGAATTAAGGAGTCATAGTATTGTTCTACTGGGTTTTCAAGTGTGATGACCTGTTTGTGTTTTAATTCATGAAGCGCACTAAACATGGATGTACTTTTACCCGATCCCGTTGCGCCTGTAAATAATAACAAGCCATTACGTTTGGTAAAAAATGATCGAATTAACCTAAGATGATGGTCACAAAACCCACATGCTTCTAAAGAAGTGATGTTGTTTTGATTCAGAATTCGTAAGACTCCATGAGTTTGATACCGTGTCTCGAGCACTGCAAAACGTACGAAAAGCTCTACCTCATCAACAATATAAGTGAATTGAGCAGATTGAGGTTCTTGGTACTTTCGAAGTTCAAGTCCACTAAAATACTTAATATACTCAAAGAGTGTCATAATATTGTCTGAATTAAATTGAGCGACATAGCGTTTATGGCGTCTAAACTGAATTGTAGACAGGTTTTTATTAAGTGAAATATGAATGTCTGAGGCACCGTGCTTATAAGCTTCTTTGAGAAGTGTATCAAATTCGATGGATATGTTGTTCATACTATTAAATAGGATTCTTTGGTTGGAATTCCTAAGATAAAAAATGACAAGTGGCGCATAAATAAAAAGATGCGCTCACATTCTTGTGATTGCATCTCTTGTTTGC
This DNA window, taken from Erysipelothrix larvae, encodes the following:
- a CDS encoding HU family DNA-binding protein — translated: MTTKTLNKKALAESLSAKLDITKKDAAEFIEAFLEEVKSTLESKDTVDLAGFGKFVVKERAARDGFNPATNEKIRIEASYGISFKPAKALKESVK
- a CDS encoding NAD(P)H-dependent glycerol-3-phosphate dehydrogenase; its protein translation is MKIAIIGSGSWGTALGNVLAQNGHDALIWGKSLDEVVDIQQYHLNETYFPGVKLCEDLRATPTYNDILDADIFLLAIPSIAIESVCQELDKHLDRPVIIINVAKGFHPVTHEYLMEVIERSISNDHLSAVVSLIGPSHAEEVVLNQLTTVNAVSSNEDAARTVQEIFSNDFFRVYRNDDVVGAQIGVAVKNVMALASGIASGLGYGDNTRAALITRGLAEITRYGLYFGGRMDTFLGLCGVGDLVVTATSQHSRNFQAGYDVGVNGSTSHFFDTNIKTVEGVAATKVVYEVAKEKGIDMPITEQVYKVFYEGKDPRQAIVDLMNRELKHETK
- the der gene encoding ribosome biogenesis GTPase Der; the protein is MIDGVVAIVGRPNVGKSSLFNRIMGERISIVHETPGVTRDRIYGKTTWLTKELRFIDTGGIQVEGQTFGEEIEMQVEIAIEEADIIVFVVSAPEGITHDDEYVARLLRKTNKPVVVVANKMDDHQFISDIYEFYGLGFDEPMAVSCEHGIGIGDLLDKITTKLPEKGLNTYDEELKFCVIGQPNVGKSSLVNAIINQDRVIVSDIEGTTRDAIDTPFKFEGDDYVIIDTAGIRKRGKVYEKVEKYSVLRAMSAIERSDVVLFVIDGEAGIRQQDKTVAGFAHEAGKPIIIVYNKWDTIDKEETEMETVRKKIYEEFIYLTYAPIVFVSALTKKRVHTLIPLINLVFENSTRRIGTSVVNEVVQDAVMFTPPPSHNGKRLRVYYSSQVSTAPPTFVLFVNDPELCHFSYKRYLENSLRNAFDFTGTPIHIIVRKRVNV
- the cmk gene encoding (d)CMP kinase; translated protein: MFNIAIDGPSASGKSTIAKQLARILNFTHIDTGAMYRAIAYQCLKNKIDLNDEIGCTEVANHSVIELLSNGEVFINDMNVTQAIRHEKVSQGASAVSRFKGVRQRLVEMQQEMAKSKGFVMDGRDITSVVLPDAEVKIFQTADVAVRAKRRYDQLIANGANVEYDDVYTDLVNRDYQDTHRDESPLMKVDNAVEIDTTYLSIEESVALIMEIIESRGLK
- a CDS encoding ECF transporter S component, with amino-acid sequence MKQFNTRTMVKIAILTAVSVALYALNFVVFEPLKMDFSDLPVIVTGSMLGLIPGIIVAFLKNLIHLFFLGSTSPVVGEVANMSFSILIMLPFALLKGKKWDKYLIKSIIAILLASAGMFVMNYFVTMPWYGINESSERIRLLFSVYTPFNLVKSAILCGVFALIKPQIDRMN
- the efp gene encoding elongation factor P; the protein is MISSNDLRSGMSIIYDNNLYQVLDISHNKTAMRQMIVKVKVKNMRTSSITELSFTGGDKVEPAHIDKRSMQYLYDAGEGLVFMDAETYEQIEIPKERLEWEMNFMTSNLDVTIVMYENEVLGVQLPEKIALTVTEAEPAVKGDTATNAQKNAVVETGYAVRVPLFIDQDEVILINTNDGKYAGRAN
- a CDS encoding pilus assembly FimT family protein; the protein is MVKQSHNNGFTLVEILIVCLCSVIIILVFAIPMVSSQLIEDSFTDFQYCQLEAMAEKTRCTVNENLWFNKNGNINQAQTQQFGRKTCVFQLGFGRFKCER
- the comGC gene encoding competence type IV pilus major pilin ComGC, with translation MKKGFTLMEMVLVMVIIVILFLLTVPNISNTLKTVNDKGCDAQLKIVDAAILQYILKVDKTPTSIGQLVSENIITQRQTQCQDGTNIGISNGQAVTQ
- a CDS encoding ATPase, T2SS/T4P/T4SS family; this translates as MNNISIEFDTLLKEAYKHGASDIHISLNKNLSTIQFRRHKRYVAQFNSDNIMTLFEYIKYFSGLELRKYQEPQSAQFTYIVDEVELFVRFAVLETRYQTHGVLRILNQNNITSLEACGFCDHHLRLIRSFFTKRNGLLLFTGATGSGKSTSMFSALHELKHKQVITLENPVEQYYDSLIQLSTPSKMLGEYVTQILRHDPDIIAVGEIRTNDELFQCLRCALTGHLVVSTMHAGHAHDVIHRFKELNQTGIPLESILYGIVHQTLIDIEGEVQLEATIELY